One window from the genome of Moorena sp. SIOASIH encodes:
- a CDS encoding type IV secretory system conjugative DNA transfer family protein, which translates to MNQTSNHVISLPPGLIYQQLTKENLIDFSQTNQGITITSCLIALGLLAIIPDGKKGQLATGYWGGKKEKKAARKKAQEQMANLSRNSVALYVGTPEDIQKRQEQEWIKQGKLKKQRKPEAFNWFKPAAESLYLPDAQRGISAIGASGSGKSFSVCDPLIRSSLDQGFPTIIYDFKYPAQAKRAVGYALKRGYKVHIFAPGFPESDVCNPLDLLKDEEDAIAAGQIAQVINRNTDLTGGKASGDKFFEDAGDSLVEGIFLLTKAVGTLVENQRYCDIMTAQAILSLPDLVSRLEFASQEKLNVWTTRPLSQIISIKESEKTVAGIIGIAQRTFQKFLKKDFMGAFCGKTTLPLDLEGKQLIVFGLDRNNRDIVGPLLATILHMVINRNVSRIKPRTDPLVVSLDELPSLYLPQLVNWLNENREDGFCGILGYQNLGQLENRYGKELTRAILGGTATKFIFNPQDPDSAKTFSDLLGEFQIHFKSKSKSSGTGGSSHSKSDQKNKRPLLEPAQFIKLPTGKAVIINPAYQRAKESYVPLLEQIQIPESDLKEQEWSENLWESIRDHLIKVKRVSHRVSNQQRVRQLKERMALVEQLFPLPTDGARQAPASFSPTPALIPKSGSSSSTATSHWPPRLSDQDVSPDLLEGSF; encoded by the coding sequence ATGAACCAGACTTCAAATCACGTTATTAGTCTACCTCCGGGATTAATTTACCAGCAACTTACCAAAGAAAATCTTATAGATTTTTCCCAAACTAATCAGGGAATCACCATCACCAGCTGTTTGATAGCTTTGGGTTTGCTAGCTATAATCCCGGATGGCAAGAAAGGTCAATTAGCTACAGGCTATTGGGGAGGTAAAAAGGAGAAAAAAGCTGCTCGTAAAAAAGCTCAGGAACAGATGGCTAATCTTTCCAGAAACTCCGTTGCTCTCTACGTCGGCACTCCCGAAGACATTCAGAAGCGTCAAGAGCAAGAATGGATCAAGCAGGGGAAATTGAAAAAGCAACGGAAACCTGAAGCTTTCAATTGGTTTAAGCCTGCTGCCGAGTCCTTATATCTTCCCGATGCCCAACGAGGGATTTCCGCCATTGGAGCCAGTGGTTCAGGCAAATCCTTTTCAGTCTGTGACCCTCTAATTCGTTCATCCCTTGACCAAGGATTCCCTACAATTATATATGACTTCAAATATCCAGCGCAAGCAAAACGAGCCGTGGGTTATGCTTTAAAAAGAGGTTATAAGGTACATATTTTTGCCCCTGGTTTTCCGGAGTCAGATGTCTGTAATCCCTTGGATTTACTTAAAGATGAAGAAGATGCGATCGCAGCCGGTCAAATCGCCCAAGTCATTAACCGAAATACAGATTTAACTGGCGGAAAAGCCAGTGGTGATAAGTTCTTTGAAGATGCCGGTGATAGTTTAGTCGAAGGAATATTTTTGTTAACAAAGGCAGTTGGTACCTTAGTAGAAAATCAGCGATATTGTGATATAATGACAGCACAGGCAATTTTAAGTTTGCCTGACCTAGTCAGCCGATTGGAGTTTGCTTCCCAGGAGAAATTAAATGTTTGGACAACTCGACCCCTATCCCAAATCATTAGCATCAAAGAAAGTGAGAAAACCGTAGCCGGGATTATCGGAATTGCTCAGAGAACCTTCCAAAAATTCTTGAAAAAAGACTTTATGGGAGCATTTTGCGGAAAAACCACCTTACCTTTAGATTTAGAAGGAAAACAACTCATCGTCTTTGGGTTAGATCGAAATAACCGGGATATTGTCGGACCACTATTGGCAACAATCCTCCATATGGTTATTAACCGGAACGTATCCCGAATTAAACCTCGAACAGACCCTCTAGTTGTTTCCCTAGATGAGCTACCAAGTTTGTACTTACCCCAGCTGGTAAACTGGTTAAATGAAAACCGAGAAGACGGGTTTTGTGGTATTCTAGGCTATCAAAACTTAGGACAATTAGAAAATAGGTATGGCAAAGAGCTGACCAGAGCTATTCTAGGAGGTACAGCTACAAAGTTCATCTTTAATCCCCAAGATCCAGACTCCGCTAAAACCTTCTCTGACCTATTAGGAGAGTTTCAAATTCATTTCAAATCCAAATCCAAAAGTAGTGGTACAGGGGGCAGTTCTCACTCTAAATCCGATCAAAAGAACAAGCGACCACTTTTAGAGCCCGCTCAGTTTATTAAATTACCTACTGGTAAAGCAGTGATCATCAATCCCGCTTATCAAAGAGCCAAAGAAAGCTATGTGCCTTTGTTAGAACAAATTCAAATTCCTGAATCTGATCTTAAAGAGCAGGAGTGGTCAGAAAATTTATGGGAGAGTATTCGAGACCATTTAATTAAAGTGAAGAGAGTATCTCACCGAGTTTCTAATCAGCAAAGGGTGCGTCAACTTAAGGAGAGAATGGCATTAGTAGAGCAATTATTTCCATTGCCAACAGATGGCGCTAGACAAGCACCAGCATCATTTTCCCCTACCCCAGCACTAATACCAAAATCTGGATCTAGCTCATCCACGGCAACTTCTCATTGGCCTCCACGTCTATCTGATCAAGATGTCTCACCAGACCTTCTGGAAGGAAGTTTTTAA
- a CDS encoding TrbI/VirB10 family protein — protein sequence MKLSDLKDFDVQTFEDKSEEEMSKKTLIQQNNGAENTAPTWTEESLAELLKFDTSYDQEKNPTSQGVIASTDGTADLDPDLNVTQAEFAKSGWAKGASVGAVTGSIAVVAGLVFTGMTSLSSKKKLVEKVSPIPTSVEKESENATDSEIGRLKTELALAKQQKQIQAIQEKKRPKTTIELANSEEPPSPKTALPPRPRPAVRSAPPPPVVRASTRPAPRPVRQPVIIRQAPPPPRPVQQPVVIRQAPPPRPVRTAPVRTAPVRRAPTPPPVAKAPTPPPPPPAPAPKIDPMEQWLALSQLGSYGLSSVNTPEAPEENVAMMEPSPQTQPVAQRNNGIRGRSTIANTYSIPAVQRVSNSPNPPQPLNGSPVIFADQVAISEEASILAGRAIRRKLFSFGQEAAGELVTPIVWTKSNLSRNSQQPNLDERFVVRLSEPLVDEDNQVLLKAGSKIVFLCDMVDDSGLVNSDAIALIIDDQEYQLPPGVISLRGNKGNPMVANVWDRGSDDIAKNDMIAFLFGSAAKVGEVLNQPERSQIITSSGFGSSQSSTFTSRDRNLWGAVLEGGFKPLAQDIVERNASATRRLQNLPKLWYMGAGSSVQVFVNTPFEL from the coding sequence ATGAAGCTATCAGATCTCAAAGACTTTGATGTCCAAACCTTCGAAGATAAATCTGAAGAAGAAATGAGTAAAAAAACTCTGATTCAGCAGAACAATGGTGCAGAGAATACCGCCCCGACATGGACAGAAGAATCCTTAGCTGAGTTGCTAAAATTTGATACTAGTTATGACCAAGAAAAAAATCCAACAAGTCAGGGGGTAATAGCATCGACTGATGGTACCGCTGATTTAGATCCAGACTTAAATGTTACCCAAGCGGAATTCGCAAAATCCGGTTGGGCAAAAGGTGCTTCCGTTGGTGCAGTAACTGGGTCAATTGCTGTAGTCGCCGGATTAGTTTTTACAGGGATGACCTCCTTGTCTTCTAAGAAGAAATTGGTCGAAAAAGTTAGTCCGATTCCCACCAGTGTTGAGAAGGAATCGGAAAACGCGACCGATTCTGAAATCGGACGACTGAAGACTGAATTAGCCCTAGCCAAGCAACAAAAACAGATTCAAGCCATTCAAGAGAAAAAAAGACCAAAAACAACCATAGAGCTTGCCAACTCAGAAGAACCCCCATCACCGAAAACAGCTCTACCACCTCGTCCTAGGCCAGCAGTGCGTTCAGCACCACCCCCTCCTGTGGTAAGAGCATCAACCCGTCCAGCACCCCGTCCAGTACGGCAACCGGTGATAATTCGTCAAGCTCCGCCACCACCGCGTCCAGTGCAGCAACCAGTAGTAATTCGTCAAGCTCCCCCACCCCGTCCAGTGCGGACAGCACCAGTGCGGACAGCACCAGTGCGGAGAGCACCAACACCACCCCCTGTGGCAAAAGCACCAACACCTCCTCCACCTCCTCCAGCCCCAGCACCAAAGATAGATCCCATGGAGCAATGGCTGGCTTTGAGCCAACTGGGAAGTTATGGTTTGAGTTCCGTCAATACTCCAGAAGCGCCAGAGGAAAATGTGGCGATGATGGAACCAAGCCCACAAACACAACCAGTAGCCCAACGAAACAATGGGATCAGGGGACGCTCTACTATTGCTAATACATACTCAATTCCAGCTGTACAGAGAGTTTCCAACTCTCCCAATCCTCCCCAACCCCTCAATGGATCTCCAGTTATTTTTGCTGATCAAGTTGCTATCTCAGAAGAAGCCAGTATTTTAGCTGGCAGAGCAATCAGACGGAAGCTATTTTCCTTTGGTCAAGAAGCAGCTGGAGAATTAGTGACACCAATTGTTTGGACAAAGTCGAACCTATCTCGAAATTCTCAACAACCAAATTTGGATGAACGATTTGTGGTGCGTCTGAGTGAGCCTCTAGTGGATGAAGATAACCAAGTTTTGCTCAAAGCTGGTAGCAAAATTGTCTTTCTCTGTGACATGGTTGATGACAGTGGACTAGTGAATAGTGATGCGATCGCATTAATCATCGATGACCAAGAATATCAGTTACCCCCAGGAGTGATTAGTCTCAGAGGAAATAAAGGTAATCCCATGGTGGCGAATGTCTGGGATCGGGGTTCTGATGATATCGCCAAAAATGACATGATCGCCTTCTTGTTTGGTTCTGCTGCCAAAGTAGGAGAAGTACTCAATCAACCTGAACGGAGTCAAATTATCACCTCCAGTGGTTTTGGCTCAAGCCAGTCTAGCACCTTCACTAGTCGAGACCGCAACCTATGGGGAGCAGTGCTTGAGGGAGGGTTTAAACCTCTTGCTCAGGACATTGTCGAGCGTAATGCTTCAGCAACACGCCGACTACAAAATTTGCCCAAACTGTGGTATATGGGTGCCGGGAGTTCGGTACAAGTTTTTGTCAACACACCCTTTGAATTGTAG
- a CDS encoding response regulator transcription factor gives MNVIKKIRVLLIERGDLTQLGLRKVLEQYKEVSLVSQVSSLRHVAAFLKKSNPDVVVINLEPSTNSDALLRLVRNWKVAFFPNILLLSWDTSEEFVISAFGAGVDSYYLKRINFPKTNLDTSTFLDALKATYEGQHWIDPEIAGYLLKNSIKSPGKNFSGITLINSCEPDYYQILRENPLTERELTVLELIVAGYTNDEIAQRLLLGLGTVKTHIRSLLWKLCCDDRTQAAVQALRSGLVK, from the coding sequence ATGAACGTAATCAAAAAAATTCGGGTGTTACTGATTGAGAGGGGTGATTTGACGCAGTTAGGTCTCAGAAAAGTCTTGGAGCAGTACAAAGAAGTCAGTTTGGTGTCTCAAGTTTCTAGCTTGCGTCATGTGGCGGCCTTTTTAAAAAAATCTAACCCGGACGTAGTAGTCATTAATTTAGAGCCTTCAACCAATAGTGATGCATTATTGCGGTTAGTCAGAAATTGGAAAGTGGCATTTTTTCCTAACATATTGCTGCTATCTTGGGACACATCAGAAGAATTTGTTATAAGCGCTTTTGGGGCTGGGGTAGACTCCTATTATCTAAAACGTATCAATTTTCCGAAAACTAATCTAGACACCAGTACTTTCTTAGATGCTTTAAAAGCTACCTATGAAGGGCAACACTGGATTGATCCAGAAATAGCTGGTTATCTCCTAAAAAACAGTATCAAGTCACCCGGCAAGAATTTTTCTGGGATTACTTTAATCAATTCCTGTGAGCCTGACTATTATCAGATTCTTAGGGAAAATCCACTGACTGAACGGGAGCTAACTGTCTTGGAATTGATCGTAGCCGGTTATACAAATGACGAAATTGCCCAGCGATTATTGCTAGGTCTTGGCACAGTTAAAACTCACATTCGGTCTCTGCTGTGGAAACTGTGCTGTGACGATAGAACACAAGCAGCAGTGCAAGCACTTCGCAGTGGTTTGGTGAAGTAG
- a CDS encoding four helix bundle protein, whose translation MTIESYRDLKVWQVGMDLAQMCYLATRHFPKEELYGMISQIRRASASIPANIAEGYGRKTRLEYIQFLYIAQGSLKELETHLLLSKRVKLGSGEVIDSLLSQCESNGKLLSALIRALENKN comes from the coding sequence ATGACAATAGAATCTTATCGTGACCTAAAGGTTTGGCAGGTAGGGATGGATTTAGCTCAGATGTGCTATTTAGCTACTCGTCATTTTCCCAAAGAAGAACTTTATGGAATGATTTCCCAGATTCGCCGAGCATCAGCTTCAATTCCAGCTAATATTGCTGAGGGATATGGAAGAAAAACAAGACTTGAGTATATTCAGTTTTTATATATTGCACAAGGTTCCCTCAAAGAATTAGAAACTCATCTTCTACTATCGAAAAGGGTGAAGTTAGGGTCGGGTGAAGTTATTGACTCCCTTCTTAGTCAATGCGAGTCGAATGGTAAATTACTATCAGCTCTAATTCGCGCCCTAGAAAACAAGAACTGA
- a CDS encoding SufE family protein, with the protein MSATSSPLPEALARIVERFQRRKDPKQRYQQLLWYAKKLQAMPETDKVPENKVPGCVSQVYITANLDDGKVLYQGDSDAQLVKGLVALLIEGLNGLTPTEIVNLSPDFIQDIGLNASLTPSRANGFYNIFQTMKKKALGYQLGMSSRELN; encoded by the coding sequence ATGTCAGCCACCTCAAGCCCTTTACCAGAAGCTCTTGCTCGGATTGTAGAACGCTTTCAGCGCCGCAAAGACCCCAAGCAACGGTATCAGCAGTTGCTGTGGTACGCCAAGAAGCTTCAGGCAATGCCAGAAACTGATAAAGTGCCAGAAAACAAGGTTCCTGGCTGCGTGTCCCAGGTTTATATCACCGCTAACTTGGATGATGGCAAAGTCTTGTATCAGGGAGACTCAGATGCCCAATTGGTTAAAGGATTAGTAGCGTTGTTGATTGAAGGCTTGAATGGACTGACGCCGACAGAGATTGTCAACCTATCTCCTGACTTTATTCAAGACATAGGATTGAACGCTAGTTTAACCCCTTCTCGCGCTAATGGATTTTACAACATTTTCCAGACCATGAAGAAAAAGGCCCTAGGATATCAGTTGGGAATGTCTTCCAGAGAATTGAATTGA
- the rsmB gene encoding 16S rRNA (cytosine(967)-C(5))-methyltransferase RsmB, whose amino-acid sequence MSQDKSSTVKGQPSTFDKQNPRQLAFLALRDIHRRGAFADIALNRVLHTAQLTGADRGLVTELVYGSVRRQRTLDALLDQLGKKKANQQPPDLRTILHLGLYQLRYQARIPASAAVNTTVDLAKNNGFKGLAGVVNGLLRNYGRLAANSPDPLQLPEGDIERLGILHSFPDWMIELWLQQLGAEETEQLCQWFNQSPTIDLRVNPLKVSMEEVEAGMQSAELAIQRVPPLVSHQDEGNGQIIPIFSNPAQLPQALRVVGGVGAIQELPGFKEGWWTVQDCSAQLVSYLLDPQPGDVVIDACAAPGGKTTHIAELMADQGKIWACDRSASRLKKVQQNAERLQLQSIQLSTGDSRDLPEFTNIANAVLLDAPCSGNGTLHRRPDIRWRMTPEKVQELTVLQKELLEHTATWVKPGGVLVYATCTLNPQENEGVIQWFLEGHSQWQIEPPTLSFLKGFLTPEGWLKVVPYRDQMDGFFMVRLKRMI is encoded by the coding sequence GTGAGCCAAGATAAATCGTCAACGGTCAAGGGTCAACCGTCAACCTTTGATAAACAAAATCCTCGCCAGTTAGCATTCCTAGCCCTCCGGGATATTCATCGGCGGGGTGCTTTTGCTGATATTGCCCTGAATCGAGTGCTACACACTGCTCAGTTAACTGGTGCTGATCGGGGCTTAGTGACAGAATTAGTTTATGGTAGTGTCCGACGACAGCGCACTCTGGATGCTCTACTTGACCAGTTGGGCAAAAAGAAAGCGAATCAACAACCTCCAGATTTGCGCACTATACTTCACCTTGGACTATATCAGCTGCGCTATCAAGCCCGAATTCCTGCTTCAGCAGCGGTCAATACCACCGTTGACCTAGCGAAGAACAATGGCTTCAAAGGACTGGCAGGGGTGGTTAATGGTTTACTACGAAACTATGGCCGTTTAGCTGCCAATTCCCCTGACCCTTTGCAGTTGCCAGAAGGGGATATCGAGCGTTTGGGCATTTTACACAGTTTTCCCGATTGGATGATCGAGCTGTGGTTACAACAGCTGGGAGCAGAGGAAACAGAACAGCTGTGTCAATGGTTTAACCAATCTCCTACCATTGACTTACGGGTAAATCCCCTCAAGGTGTCCATGGAGGAAGTGGAGGCAGGGATGCAATCTGCTGAACTGGCTATTCAGCGGGTACCTCCCTTGGTCTCCCACCAGGACGAGGGGAATGGTCAGATTATCCCTATTTTCAGCAACCCAGCTCAGCTCCCCCAAGCACTGCGGGTTGTGGGTGGTGTTGGTGCGATTCAAGAGCTACCGGGATTTAAAGAGGGTTGGTGGACTGTTCAAGATTGTAGTGCCCAGCTGGTCAGTTATCTGCTGGACCCTCAACCTGGTGATGTGGTGATTGATGCCTGTGCTGCACCGGGGGGCAAGACAACTCATATTGCGGAATTAATGGCAGATCAGGGCAAAATTTGGGCATGCGATCGCTCAGCTTCCCGCCTCAAAAAAGTCCAACAGAATGCCGAACGCTTACAATTACAATCGATTCAGCTCAGTACTGGTGATAGTCGGGATTTACCTGAATTTACTAACATCGCTAATGCTGTGTTATTAGATGCTCCCTGTTCCGGTAATGGTACCCTTCACCGACGTCCTGATATTCGTTGGCGCATGACTCCAGAAAAAGTCCAAGAACTTACTGTTTTGCAAAAAGAATTGTTAGAGCATACCGCAACTTGGGTCAAGCCCGGAGGTGTTTTAGTGTATGCTACCTGTACCTTAAATCCTCAAGAAAATGAGGGGGTAATACAATGGTTTCTGGAAGGTCATTCTCAGTGGCAAATTGAACCCCCTACTCTTTCGTTTCTTAAGGGGTTTTTAACACCGGAAGGTTGGCTGAAAGTTGTGCCCTATCGAGACCAGATGGATGGTTTTTTTATGGTGCGGTTGAAGCGGATGATATAG
- a CDS encoding Rpn family recombination-promoting nuclease/putative transposase yields MRFISPKTDFAFKKIFGSDQSKDILISFLNAMIYSGNSVIQDLEIIDPYSAGDVVDLKDTYLDVKAVLEDQTTVIIEMQLWNVEAFEKRVVYNLCKTYGNQLKSGQGYFDLNPVIALTITDFKLFPSTEKVISCFYFQEEEDHLPYQENELKLVFVELPKFTKQLEELDSVIDKWIFFIKEAPNLEIIPDQLREIPQLEQALTIANQAGLSVSEVEKLRKQEMALEDARRAWSFAKREGREEGREEGRLEGKRNLLLGLLESRFGQLTRNANALIEALTNQDLDRLSKAIWDFNTSEDLLNWLQEHSN; encoded by the coding sequence ATGAGATTCATCAGCCCGAAAACTGACTTTGCTTTCAAGAAAATCTTTGGCTCAGATCAGAGTAAGGATATTCTGATTTCCTTCCTCAATGCCATGATCTACTCTGGTAATTCCGTCATCCAGGATTTAGAAATTATTGATCCCTATAGTGCGGGGGATGTAGTAGATTTAAAAGACACTTATCTGGATGTTAAGGCAGTATTAGAAGATCAAACGACTGTCATCATTGAGATGCAACTCTGGAATGTGGAGGCTTTCGAGAAGCGAGTGGTGTATAACTTGTGCAAAACCTATGGAAATCAACTTAAATCGGGACAGGGATATTTCGATCTCAATCCGGTCATTGCTTTAACCATCACGGATTTTAAGTTATTCCCCTCAACCGAAAAAGTCATTAGCTGTTTTTACTTTCAAGAGGAAGAAGACCACTTGCCTTATCAGGAGAACGAGCTAAAGCTAGTGTTTGTGGAACTACCCAAATTTACTAAGCAACTGGAAGAATTAGACAGTGTGATAGATAAGTGGATATTTTTTATCAAAGAAGCGCCCAACTTAGAAATCATTCCTGACCAGCTCAGGGAAATCCCACAGCTAGAACAAGCTTTAACAATAGCGAATCAAGCGGGGTTGAGTGTCTCAGAAGTGGAAAAACTCCGCAAACAGGAGATGGCCTTGGAGGACGCGCGACGTGCATGGAGTTTCGCGAAAAGGGAAGGACGAGAAGAAGGACGAGAAGAAGGAAGGCTAGAAGGGAAAAGAAATTTACTATTGGGACTGCTTGAGAGCCGTTTTGGACAACTAACCAGGAATGCGAACGCATTAATCGAAGCCTTGACCAACCAAGACCTAGACCGTTTATCAAAAGCCATCTGGGATTTTAACACCAGTGAAGACTTACTCAACTGGCTGCAAGAGCATTCTAACTAA